One stretch of Narcine bancroftii isolate sNarBan1 chromosome 8, sNarBan1.hap1, whole genome shotgun sequence DNA includes these proteins:
- the LOC138741388 gene encoding stathmin-like, which translates to MASPSADIKVKELDKRSSGQAFELILSPPAAEAIPEFPLSPPKKKDLSLEEIQRKHEAAEIRRKSHEAEVLKQLAEKREHEKEVLQKAIDEQNNFKKMAEEKLTTKMEANKENREAQLAAKLERLREKEKRMEEVRKSKEIKETED; encoded by the exons ATGGCATCACCATCAGCTG ATATCAAAGTGAAAGAATTGGACAAGCGTTCTTCAGGCCAGGCGTTTGAGTTGATCCTGAGCCCACCTGCAGCTGAAGCAATTCCAGAATTTCCCCTTTCTCCTCCTAAGAAAAAGGACCTTTCACTCGAAGAAATTCAACGTAAACATGAAGCTGCAGAGATCAGACGAAAG TCACATGAAGCAGAGGTGCTGAAACAGTTGGCTGAAAAACGAGAACATGAGAAGGAAGTGCTTCAGAAAGCTATTGATGAACAAAACAACTTCAAAAAAATGGCAGAAGAGAAACTGACCACAAAGATGGAAGCCAATAAAGAGAACCGCGAAGCTCAACTAGCGGCCAAATTGGAGCGCCTAAGAGAGAAG gAAAAGCGGATGGAGGAAGTCAGGAAGAGTAAAGAGATCAAAGAAACTGAAGACTAA